The genome window TTTGAGCTTGACCTGCTGGTTGGGACGGACAAAGCCCACATCCTCGTTGGAGACCCATACCTCGGCCTGCAGTGGCTCGTCGAGCGGCACCAATGTCATGAGGATCGTCCCCGGATCCACGACGGTACCTGCGGTATGGGTGGCGAGATCCTTGACGACACCGGCCTGGGGTGCTTTTAACTCCAGAAGATCATGCTGGTGCCGTTGCTTGGCGAGTTCCTGTCGAACCTTATCCAGCTGGCCGGTTGTCTCGACCCGCTCCGTCTGCAGTTGACGCAGGTAATCGGCTGCAATCTGCTCCATTCTCTTCTGGGCCTGGGTGATAATGGCCTGAGAGCTCATCATGACGAATTCCTGGGCTCGAAGATCCTGCTCCTTCTCGATACGCTCGCTTCTTTTGGCAGACGTTTCAAGCCTTGACACATGCCCGTCCCTGAGAAGCTGATCATAGGCGTTCTCCTGCTCCCGGTAGTGCGGCAGAATCTGTTCGAGCTTTTTCTTCACCTCCCGGGCAGAGGCCATTTCCTGCCTGGCCTTTTCCAGTACGCTTCGCTGCTCATCCAAAGCGGTTTCATTGGAACGCCGATTAGCATTGTATTGTGCATATACCTGGGCATAGAGGTCTGTGGGGTCCCCGATTTCGCGGTTCAGAGACGTACCCCCCAACTCCGCCTCAATCCGCCGCAAAGTAAGGGTCAGACGGTGATATTCGGACACGATCGATTTTCCCTGGGCATCGGACAATACTGCATCCATGCGCAAGAGTACCTCCCCTTTCCGGACCGACTGCCCTTCCCTGACCAGGATTTCCTTCACTATCCCCTGCTCTGCCGGCTGAACGATCTTCAGGTACGTCTGCGGCACCAGCTTGCCGTCTGCCACCGCAACGATATCGAGTCGGCCGATGGCAGCCCAGACCAGCAGCCCCGCAAACAGAACAATCACCGTTTTCAGCACCGCTCTGCCCAATGGAACGGGAGGCTTCCCCTGAAGACGAACGATGGCAGGAGAAAAATCGAGCGGATCTGTTTCCGAAGTCTTGAACAGCCGGCCGGATATCCTCGAAAAGAGGGATTGCTTCATTTCGTTCGGTTCTTTCATGGCTGCAGAATCTCCTGAGCATATTCACCAGTTCCGAAAAGACTGGTGCGCATCTCTATAGCCTGGCAATCGTTCGATGGTCTTGACGAGGCGTTCTATCACAACATCCTGATCGTACTGCGAGTATTTTCGCGCTAGGGCTCCAGCCTGTTCCCGATAAACCGATTCCACAAGCAAACGGTTCAACGCGGATTCGAATTGTGGGGAAATATTTGAGCGATCCACTCCAATGCCGCTCCCCAGACGTTCCACATTTCGAGTGCTCAGCCACTGTTCGACGGAAATGGGGATTGCCAGCGTCGGCACGCCGGCGAGCATGGTTGCAGCCATCATTCCGTGACCGCCGTGGCTTACGACCACCTGGGCGCGTTTCAGTATCGTTGATATCCTGAGGCGCTGGGTACTGATCTTCAGTCGTTCGCCCGAGAATGCCGTCCGATCTGTATCGCTGATACCTGGAATGACGACGATGACGTTCGCACCACTCTTCTTCAGTACCTCCATGACCGTCGATACCCCCCGGAACGGCCTCAGGTATGCAAATATGCAGGGTTTACCGTCTTCAATCGGCCAGATCCATTCGTCGCCGTCATCAAGCATGCACAAAGGGCCGATGTAGTACCCGCCACGACGCCCAGGGTAGTGATCGAGTTCGGGTAGGGTTGCCAGCAGGGAGATGTTGGCCTTGAGGGCTTGTTGCAGGCTATCGGACGCAGGCAACCCCAGCGAAGCAGTGCTCTCGTTGATAGTATCGAGCAGACCACGCTCCCTCATGAGCAATTCATTGTTGGAAACTTTCAGCCAGGGACGAAAGCAGGGAAACGGGGCCACATCCGGGGGGAGCTCAAAACCAGTACCGATAGAAATGCACGGGAGACCGGCCATCCTGGCGGCAAGTTGAGCCGACGGCGCATACTGCGCCACGAGCAGATCGGGATGGACGATATTGAAGAGATGGTGCCACGATTCAACCAGACCACTCAGGATGTTGACGTCGTCGAATCCGGCTTCAGCCAGGATATCGGCAAAGCTTGCCGGTTTGCTGACGGTACGTCTGCGGGCTCCGCATGCCGGGGCCTGCAGAAAACGGAAACCGTCGGAGCCCAGGAGATTATGGGCGATCGCGACGTCCTTGACGGCAAAAAGGACTTCGTGCCCACGCTGCCTCAACCTGCGAGCAATCGGCACCATTTGCGTCAAATGGCCGAAATTAGCGCCCAATTCCCATGCAAAAAGTATCCTGGTCATGGGGGCAATCCGTCATCAGGTTGTCCCATAGCCTGAAGATGGAACAGACACCGTCTGTTGCCGGAATCCGGCCAAAGCGCAATCAGTTGCCCCGATGGAGGAACCGACGCTTCGCCCTGCCCGCATGGACGTGCAGATAGAGGAGCGAAAGCGGTCATCAGGCAGCTTCGTGCTACCCTGATTATGTCCCGGCAAACGAGCACTGCAGACTATCCCAGCGTGACGGCGCCCTCTTGAAGGCCGGAAAGGGTCTTGAGAGCCTGTGGTGCCGTACCGAACTGAGGCTGCGCCAGCAGATCCTGCGCGGCTGCCAGGCCTATTCCCCCGAGATCACCGTTCTTTCCGTACTGATAGGCCAGGTCTCCGCCGATCGCTTCAGTATCGCTCCCCCCGAGATGGAACTGAGTAAGAGCACTCGAGAGCGACCAGGAAGTCAGACAGGGATTTGCAGCCAAGGCTTGGTCAAATTTGTCTGCCAATCCTGAAAAGTTGAATTTCTCCACCTTATTATCGCGTAGCAGGTCATCCCCCCCGGAGTTGAAGTCTTCAGCCGCTTCCTCGATCATCTGCAGCGTAAGAACGTTCCGGTTGCACGATGAGTAATACCATCCTTTCAAAGTTACGGTATCCCCACCGGCAGCATCGAGCACCAGATCGAATCCGCTTTTTCTGAAACTCAGATCTGAATACTTGATGCCACCTCCCAGGCTCAGTACGTTGTCAGTTCCAATATTTCCATACACACAGTCGGCACCGTCACCGCGATTGAACGATATGATATCCACACCAGAACCGGTTTCGATAATGTCATTGCCCGTTCCGCCTATGAATTGCTCGTTGCCGCTGCCACCAAGCAGAATATCCGCCCCTGTTCCGCCATCCAGCAGGTTCTTCCCTGTCCACCCTCTCAGATAGTCGTTGTCCGCGCCTCCCTGGAGGATGTCGTTACCAGCACCTCCATCCATTTTGTCGCTACCGCTACCACCGGACAACAGATCATTGCCCGAACTTGCCCAGAGAACATCATTTCCGCTGCCGCCATCGAGAATAGTATCGCCATAACCATATCGATAACTGGTCAGATCGATCAAATCGTTACCAGCACCAGTCATAATCCGTTCAACACCCGCGATATTTGGCCCCTGGCACAACAATCCCCGGTCGAGAAAGATTGCATCATCCGAATCGGTCCCTACTAGTGTGTCAAAATCCTCCCCACCATCATACAGGTCATAACTCATCTTTTTGCCATTAATGAATTCAACGGCAAAACTCCCCCACACTCCCGGACTGCCCACATTTATCGCAACATCGAACAGGCCGGCAGAATAGTCAGGTGAAAACACCAAAGTATCGTCTCCTTCCCCCGCCAACAGCGTATCGCATCCACCCCCTCCATCCAGCGTGTCATTGCCGACGCTGCCGGTCAGTGTATCGTTGCCGGCGGTACCGACAATGATCGGCGGTGGAGCAGTTGCCAACAGGAATGTGTCGTCAACCGCCAGACCGGCTTGATCAGAGACACTTACCCGAATGTCAATGGTGCTCGCGCTTCCTGCCAGCGGCGTACCACTGAAGGTGCCAGTGACGGCATCGAACTGCAACCATGCTGGCAGCGGATCGCCATTGGCAAGTGTTGCGGCGTAACTCAACTGGTCACCGGCATCGATATCAACGAAAGTACCTGATGGAATCCGGAAGCTGAACGGCTCGCCTTCTATCGCCAACTGGTCGGCCAGGGAAGAGGCAACCACAGGCGCATCGTTGACGTTCTCGACGGTAACAATGAAGCTGCTTTCCGCAACGGCACCGGAGAGGTCAGTAGCACGTACCATTACTCCGATGTCGCCCACTTCAGAGTTCCCCGGTGTACCGCTAAAAGTGCCGGTGGCAGCATCGAACTGCAACCAAGACGGCAGCGGATCGCCATTGGCAAGCGTTGCAGCGTAACTCAACTGGTCACCGGCATCGATATCTACGAAAGTACCTGATGGAATCTGGAAGCTGAACGGCTCGTCTTCTGTCGCCGAATGGTCGGCCAGGGAAGAGGCAACCACAGGCGCATCGTTGACATTGTTTACCGTCAGAGTAACGGTGTGGCTCGCCAGGGCACCGAGCGGGTCGGTTGCGGAGACCGTTAGCGTGAAAGAGCCGACATCCGCATTGCCAGGCGTACCGCTCAGGGTCCGGGTTGCCGGATCGAAGACGAGCCACTCCGGTGGCATGTCGTAACCGGATGCCTCCACCCGGTAGGTCAACCGGTCGCCGTCGGCATCGCTGAAGGCCGATTCCGGCAGCAGGAAGACGAACGGCTGGTCCTCGATGGCGGTCAGGTCGGCGAGGAGGCCCTGCGCCGTCGGGGCGCTGTTGGTCAGTTCGCGATAACTGAAAGTGCGGCCGTCGGAGAATTCGAAGGTATTGATCACCTGCGAACCGTTGGCTCCGGAGGGATCGAAGTTCTGCACGAACACCTCGTCGCCAAAGGAACCGTAAGATATTCTCAGGGTATTCCCTTCAAGCGAGAGAGTAACATCCTCACGACCGATGCCCTGGCCGAACGTGACGATATTGCCAATACCGTTTTCTGCGGCATCAATGATGGTATCTGCACCATCTCCGAGGTTCAGCACATAGGCATCCCGCCCACTACCGCCATCAAGGGTATCACTGCCAACACTGCCGGTCAGGACATCGTTGCCATCGCCGCTGTGGAGGAGATCCGCTCCCTCATAGCCATACAGCCGGTCGCCCAGGTTTGTCCCGGAAAGTTCATTGCCATCATTATCCCCTTCCACCACAAAGGTGTTGCGGACCAATTCCTTGAACGAAAGGGCCGTGCCATCATCGAACAGGAAGGTATCGACCGATCGGGGGCTGCTGTCCACATCGTCCGGATTGAACCCCGCCAGGTTGATCTCATCCCCATTGTCGAAGGCAATGATCAAGGTGCCTCTGTCGCTGTAACTATCTTCAGGAGGCTCAAACCTAAGGTGTTGGAGCATATCATCCGCCGTGATCCCCGGGCCGAACCTGAGCGTATTGCCGATCCCTTCTTCCTGGTCATCCTCGATATACAGTACACCATCGCCCTGATTGAAGAGATAGGTGTCATCCCCCGCGCCTCCTTCCAGATCGTCCCAGCCCGTTCCGCCGGCCAGCAGATCGTCGCCACTGCCGCCGTAGATGTAGTCATATGTCGCCGTACCCAGCAGGGTCTCGCTGTTATCTGTCCCGATGATGCTGAATCCGTTCCAATCGATCAGTTCATCGTATGAATATGTCGGCCCGTTCTGCCCGAACCGGAAGTACTCGACAGCCCGGTTGCCGAACGGGTCCATTCGGTCGAACCCGGTCAGGTGTATTTCGTCGCCAGAATCCCGCATCTTCAGGACCAGTGTCCCCTTCTCCGGATCGTGAGTCAGATATACCATCCCCATATGCATGCCATCCGGGAGTACAACGGTATTCCATTCGCCCGGAGCGGAAGCATCGTCTATGGTATCCACTCCATGTCCAGCTTCAAAGAGATAGACATCGTCTCCGCTCCCCCCTTCCAGCAGGTCGTCACCGGCAAGCCCGCGAATCCGGTCGTCGCCGGGAGTGCCGCCAAGGGTGTCCTGGCCAGGAGTGCCGACGATCTCGAACCCACTCACCAGATCCGAGAAACTCAGGCTCGTGCCGTCTGAAAAGGTAAAATTCCCCACCGGCTGCGGCATGCCCGGAATATTGGGATCGAATCCCTCGAACCTGATCGCATCGCCGCCGTTACCGACCCGGATCACCAGCGTTCCTTCTTCAACCTCGGCCCGGATATCCCACGGCATGATGCCATCACCGAACATGATGCCGTTTTCCATGCCGGGAGTGCTGATGTCGACAATGGTGTCTCGTCCGTCGCCCAGGTTGAACTGGTAGATGTCATTGCCGTTGCCGCCGATCAGCCGGTCGTTGCCGCTGTCGCCATAGAGGGTGTCGTCGCCCATCCCACCGGTGATGATATCGATGCCGGCGGTCCCTGCGATGGTGGCCCCTTCGTCCGTCGGGGCGGCAAAGGAAATGCCGAGATCCAGGATGTCTTCCTGCTCTGGTTCAAACCCATCGGAGAAGCTGAAGATATCGATTGCCGTGGTGAGTGTCGGGCGCGAGGGGTCGTAGCCGGCAATTTTGAGCCGGTCTCCCGTGGCGGGGATGTCGATGATCAGGTATCCCTCAGACACCGAGAATCTGAGATCGGAGAAAGCAATGCCGGGTCCGAACCTGAGGACATTAACGGCGGGGACCCCTCCGTAATCGCCTCCGTAGCCGCCGTAATCACCGATAACCTCGCCACCGTAACCGTCGCTATCGATGGATGCATCGAGGTAATAATCCTCGATGGTCAGGATGCCGTCGCCGGCGTTGAACAGATAGGTGTCCGAGCCGTAGCCGCCGACGGCGAGATCGTTACCGGGTCCGGCATGGATAAGGTCGTATCCGTCGCCGCCGTACAGGACATCGTCGCCGTCGCCACCATAGATGTCGTCGTTGCCGCCGCCGCCATCTATGCGGTCGCGGCCCGAGGCACCTTCCAGGTAGTCGTCGCCGTCGAACGCAATGATGAGATCGTTACCTGCCCCTCCGTTCAGCGTGTCGTTCCCCTGCGTGCCGAATACGATGTCGTCGCTGTCTGTGCCGGAACTTACGGCGTTGTAATGGGGAGCCGCGAAAACATCGCCGTTTTGAGCGTATGAAACTGCCGGATCTCCACCGGACGGAAGTGTGCTCAGGGTGATATCGTAGGCCTCCGCATTCGCAAAGATCGACACCGGGTGGGCTTCATCCGAGTTGATGAGCGAGCCGCTCCGGCTCCGCACGAGAGATGCCAGATCGATCAAGGTGATCCGCCCCTCCGCATCGACGAACTGGACCCGGTGCAGCGGCAGGGAGGTGTTTTCAGACCAGTCGTCCCTGTTGTACCACGGAGCAGTGACGCTGCCGCCGGTTCCGCTGTCGACGAGAATGACGAGATCCCCCTCCGCGTTCAGATAGGCTGAAAGGTCGCCGGGAGCGATCCCGGCGCCGAACAAGAGCGTCTTGACTCCGGAATCGTTCCAGTACTGGTTTATATAGTCGTTTCCGTCGCCGCGGTTGAACAGGTAGGCATCGTCGCCGGCCCCTCCGGAGATATAATCGTTTCCGGTTCCGCCTGCCAGCACGTCGTTGCCGTTCCCCCCTCTGAGGTTGTCGTTGCCGCTGTCTCCCGAAATAACATCATTACCGTTGCCGCCTTCTAGCCAGTCGTCGTTGCCTCGCCCTTTCAGCCGGTCGTCGCCGTTGTTGCCGGATATGTCGTCGTCGGCATTACTTCCCCTGAGGAAGTCGTCGTAGTCGGAGCCCCCTTGGGAACCGGCAACACCTCCGTCGGCAAGGGCAACGATCTGCTCCAGGGTCATCTCTGTGCCGTCGGCGAAGCGGAACCGGCGCACCGGTGAGCGGCCGATATCGGAAAAATCGGCGTTATTGATCTCGATGGCGTCGTCTCCACCGATGCCGATGACCAGTCTCCGATATCCGATATCGGTGGGCTGCGGGTCAGACATGTAATAGCAGGCGTCGACTTGCA of Geobacter sp. contains these proteins:
- a CDS encoding UDP-glucuronosyltransferase, with the translated sequence MTRILFAWELGANFGHLTQMVPIARRLRQRGHEVLFAVKDVAIAHNLLGSDGFRFLQAPACGARRRTVSKPASFADILAEAGFDDVNILSGLVESWHHLFNIVHPDLLVAQYAPSAQLAARMAGLPCISIGTGFELPPDVAPFPCFRPWLKVSNNELLMRERGLLDTINESTASLGLPASDSLQQALKANISLLATLPELDHYPGRRGGYYIGPLCMLDDGDEWIWPIEDGKPCIFAYLRPFRGVSTVMEVLKKSGANVIVVIPGISDTDRTAFSGERLKISTQRLRISTILKRAQVVVSHGGHGMMAATMLAGVPTLAIPISVEQWLSTRNVERLGSGIGVDRSNISPQFESALNRLLVESVYREQAGALARKYSQYDQDVVIERLVKTIERLPGYRDAHQSFRNW
- a CDS encoding HlyD family type I secretion periplasmic adaptor subunit, with translation MKEPNEMKQSLFSRISGRLFKTSETDPLDFSPAIVRLQGKPPVPLGRAVLKTVIVLFAGLLVWAAIGRLDIVAVADGKLVPQTYLKIVQPAEQGIVKEILVREGQSVRKGEVLLRMDAVLSDAQGKSIVSEYHRLTLTLRRIEAELGGTSLNREIGDPTDLYAQVYAQYNANRRSNETALDEQRSVLEKARQEMASAREVKKKLEQILPHYREQENAYDQLLRDGHVSRLETSAKRSERIEKEQDLRAQEFVMMSSQAIITQAQKRMEQIAADYLRQLQTERVETTGQLDKVRQELAKQRHQHDLLELKAPQAGVVKDLATHTAGTVVDPGTILMTLVPLDEPLQAEVWVSNEDVGFVRPNQQVKLKLSAYTFQKYGMIDGRVEQVSADASDNRDSANLSAQEDNSGKKVDSRLFYKTLVTLSSQQLMTDGKAHGLTPGMQVAAEIKLGTRSVLEYLFSPVSKAFQEAGRER